A genomic region of Glycine max cultivar Williams 82 chromosome 15, Glycine_max_v4.0, whole genome shotgun sequence contains the following coding sequences:
- the LOC100795408 gene encoding dof zinc finger protein DOF5.3, producing the protein MDPSNGQPQQMSSQSVEKKPKPHPEQALKCPRCDSTSTKFCYYNNYSLSQPRYFCKSCKRYWTKGGTLRNVPVGGGCRKKRSSSKRAQDQTFTPNLNPLTALPHLSYDSNDLTLALARFQKQSSGQLGYNDHDLSIMGNPTTGSFCDILGNSGMNPSSENPSFLDEFQTGFLQTQNHLQNLYCVYGNGDLGEVDNGNSGGVGVSGEMMLPYDQVVMSNATAQSVSVMKQEMCSGREQSERRVLGGFPWQINADTNIIGELDSGKAIASWNSFTNSWHGLLQSPLM; encoded by the exons ATGGATCCTTCTAATGGACAACCCCAG CAAATGTCTAGCCAGTCAGTGGAGAAGAAGCCAAAGCCTCATCCAGAACAAGCTCTGAAGTGTCCAAGATGTGACTCCACCAGCACAAAATTTTGCTACTACAACAATTATAGTCTTTCTCAGCCAAGATATTTCTGCAAGTCTTGTAAGAGATATTGGACCAAAGGAGGAACACTGAGGAATGTTCCAGTGGGAGGAGGATGCAGAAAGAAAAGATCATCATCAAAGAGGGCTCAGGATCAAACATTCACACCCAATCTTAACCCACTCACTGCACTCCCTCATTTGTCTTATGACTCCAATGACTTAACTCTAGCATTAGCTAGGTTTCAAAAACAATCAAGTGGGCAATTGGGTTACAATGACCATGATCTTTCAATTATGGGGAACCCCACCACAGGCTCCTTTTGTGACATTCTTGGCAATTCAGGCATGAATCCCTCCTCAGAAAACCCTTCATTTTTGGACGAATTTCAAACTGGGTTCCTTCAGACACAAAACCATCTTCAGAATTTGTATTGTGTGTATGGAAATGGGGACTTGGGGGAGGTGGATAATGGCAATTCTGGTGGGGTTGGGGTTAGTGGAGAGATGATGCTCCCTTATGATCAAGTGGTGATGAGCAATGCAACAGCTCAATCGGTGAGTGTAATGAAGCAAGAAATGTGTAGTGGCAGAGAACAAAGTGAAAGGAGGGTGTTGGGGGGTTTCCCATGGCAGATTAATGCAGACACTAACATTATTGGTGAACTTGATTCAGGAAAAGCAATTGCAAGTTGGAACAGTTTCACAAATTCTTGGCATGGGCTTCTTCAAAGTCCTCTAATGTAG